TGAACCTCGGTTTCCCTGGCACGTCCGTCCTCGGACTCGTCGTCACTCGCATCACCCAAAGTTCCCTTCCTTCGACGGACTGCCCGATAGTTGAGAGGCTGCAAATTTGCGGGTATTTTTTAGAAAAACTCTTTAGGCGACCTGTCAAGTCGACATAGTTGTAGTACTTCGTGAAGGTTTCTTCATTCACTTCTTTTGTGTTAGTCAAACCAATCACTTGGCGTGGATATATTAAAACATGCGGCAAAATGAGCCACAGAATATGCATTGTGTAATTGATAGTCATGAAGTAGCTTACAAGTAGACTAGTAATAAAATTTTTAAAcgtctatatattattattattattattttaatcgtTAGTTTTCTTTTTGTTGGGCCATTATCACCTCGTCCGAGTGCAGGTTAAATCGTCTGAGTAACAATTAGAGACACTAATAGTTTCCACTTGGCATAATCAGTATAAAATTGGTTTGCACTGGGTCAGGTTCAAACCAACATACAGGATTAAACCACTGCCATTTGTTGTTGGGTGGTTTCAAAATAACATGTCTAAGAACTTTTTTAGTTTTCAACACCAATTTCAGCATTATTTAGGCCTAGATTGAAATCTGGctttaagggaaagtgtatatgtTAGGTGCCGTGATTGAAGAGTTTCACCATTTTATTCACCTTTTAGCTTTCGTTGCAATTTGCTGCTTTAGTTATGCTgtgtgacatatatatatatatataaattaaaaatataaatgtagtcTCTAAATGAACATTAAATCGGCATTTATAGCAATTATACAATAGCCTAAttagaaaatattaatataatatattattattattcataatatgTCACTGCATGAAATTTCATGTTGAACTGGATGCCACTGCATTTTAGATCTTATTAAATTAATCTGTTATCTGTTCCTTTCCTTAAAgactaaaataattaaaacatttgcacatttcaattttataataaaattccatgaaattgaatgagtaatctttaatttaaaaaaacaaaaacaaccttttatataaagttttgttaattttgttaaatattacacTATTCAAGCTGactgaattttgttatgaaattgaaatgcataaatcttaaaaataggctaaaatctttttattattattattattattattttgagtgtAGTAACACtaagttaaaagtaaaaatagTTTAAACAATTTTCTTCAAAGcagcaaaaaagtttttttttttaatgaaaactctTTTAAAATTGTTTCCACTATATATAAGTTTGAGTTCTTTTTGTTTGCTATTATAGTAATTTTCTATTTTTCGCTGGTACTCTTCACTTACAGTCACTTATGTTAATAAAGCAGCTTTGGAACTCATGAGGTGTCTGAAAGATAGTTAAATTAGTTACAATTTACAtccttgtttttttaataaaaatacctTGACATATTGTCTAATTGACACAATTACACTCACAGGCTCATCCATGTATTGATACAGTTGGTACTGAATGCTGCTGATTCATACTGGGTGTTCTccccattacattacattagtgTTAATGTAAACTTTGACACCTTTTAACTTTTTGCCAATCTTTCTGAAAAATCTTTGACTATGACTTCTGTGAACTTCCCTTTTCTTTTGGAgagtttgtgtttgttcaaaCGTTCATTGCTGGAAAAATCCACACACCACAATCAGTTAATATCAattattctgtttttttgtttctttggttttatgctcattttctttatttctttaatcatCAAATATCGTACAGAAGTTGACCATGAAAACTGTAATGGCTACGATCATGATGATAGTCATGACGGAAGAAGAGCAACTTTGTGGTTTCTCACTGCACCACGTCCATTCGGCTGTAATTATACAggactttttcttcttttttctctcgCATCGTACCTGCTGTCAATAGTTTGTCTCTCTTTCCTCATGTTGTGGGTAAAAAAGTGCTGTGGACTTGTTACATTGGTGTAGCATCAGTAAACCAGCCAGCCATCCTGGTCAACAAACCATCTTGCATGGCTGGGAACAGAGGGATAGAGGAAGTGGAGGAAATAAGGGGTCAGAAGGAGGGGAAGGAAAGGAGGAAGGACACGGCTGGTTCCTCTCAATGCTGGATCCTGCGGATTGACTGGATCTGGGGGGTCTGAGCGTGGCAACCATACTCCCTGTAGTGCCTGTACTCGCCTCCGTGGCAGTCACACTCCATAATATACTGGTAACCACGGTAACCAGGATACTGGTAGCATACAAAACTAGTGAAATAGGAAGGCAGAGGTAGGGTGTTACCATGGAGGCTAAATGGAGTTTTtgatatttcaaatatttatgaATACTATGATGTTGgcccatttttaaaattaatttcttaaCATTTTAAAGATTGTCGAGGCTCCATTTGGGGTTCCTCCGATGCCACACTGGTGGAACTGTATGAAGAACCACTAGACACTCTTTAAAAAAGCCTTAAATATCTTTTTTAAGGACTCCAGGAACTTCAGGGTATATTTAAAGAGCCTTGAAACCTTTCCTTTTTGATAGTGTTCCTGAAGGAACCATTGACAGTCTTTAGAATTCTTCCAGGAACCATGAGTGTCAAGAGGTTCTTCAGACGGTTCCTCCAGTGTAGcatctgaggaaccccaaatggtgtcGAACACATAGAAAGCCAATTCACCCTAACAACTACGAaagctttttttacattttgaattcgaAGGATGAGTCAGATGGTCACATTTGAGGCATTTCAAAACTCATACTTACGCGCCACTCATAACTTGGATGGAGCCGATCTCGTTGTTGCACCATCCCATAGCCTGCAGAGAGGGGTAGTCACCACACACCTCCCACTGTCTTCCAGACATGTTCTCACACTCAAAAAGAATCATGCGGGAATCCTTGTGCATCTGTTTCAGAATGAAGAAAAACAGGTTTACAACTTAAAGCATTGCCTTGCCAAATGGATGGTTACAATCAGTATCCAGAACTAAGAACtaacagggatagttcacccgaaaatgaaaattctgacataatttactcatcttcttgttgttccaaacacaaaatGATATATTAggaagtatgttagtctcagaGAGGCTATCGTTCtgcctcacatctccttttgtgttccacagtagaaacAACTTGAGTAAAcaataaacagaattttcatttttgagtgaactatccctttaactgtgacaaacaaatgtaaaagtgtttagaaaAGTACAGAAATGTTATTCAGATTGCTCACTGGTGGGTGTATTTTATGTCTCCTGGCAGATGGTATTACTCACAGCAGAACAGATGGGGCGGAAGGACATCAGCCTCTCGATGCGATAAGAATTGCTACCACTCCAGGCCTCCCAGCAAGGATAATCTCCCTTCTCCAGGATGAACTGCTGGCCATTGAAGGTAGTGTGCTCAAAACCCACCCAGCTAGAGTTAGAAGAAGTGATTAGGGGATGGAAAGAGAGATCTACTCAGGTAATTAAAAGATGCTTGTTTTACTTACGCGCCACACTCCACCTTCAGGGAGCGGACAGTCTCCATTCCGAACTCCATGATGTTCTGGCAGCAAGCAGTGAATTCGCAACGCCTGCCCTGGAAATGCTCCTGATCATAAACGGTAATCTGGAAAACAAAATGTTACATATGTAACTGTGTCACATGACTTGGTTTACAGATTTTATAACACGGGCTGTTTAAAGTGGATGTTGCTGCTTCAGAATTGTAGCACCAAAGATACTATAGGTCGGTCAATGGGCATCTAAAATATACACAAGTATCTTTATTCCAATATGTTGTTTGATGATTTAATTAAAAGTCAGAATGTGATAATTTAAcctgctgaaaataaaaacagcttaaaccaaccCAAGGTAatttgttggtcttagctggccACCAGGCTGGTcttgtttgatggttttagaggggttttgagcaGATGACCGACCAGCTAAACACCTAGTatgaaatcgacatgttgcttccaaaagtttaTATAACCCGAAATCAACCCCATTTAGTTGAATTACTGGCAAGCGccatccccatcagacatttttacattaattcaaatataaaatatttttgtccaGCACTTCTGATAGCGCATTACGTGAGCAACCCCTAAGACatggttacatttttactccactgatagttagatttagggttggggttagggcaaatatttaataaaataggcATTCCTGTGGACTGTATTACATCTTTTAACTCACTTTTGCCGCCaacctgtggacatttcacccgaaaACTGGATCTCCGCACTACCAGCTTTGTgcgttcgaatttcggtaagcagagaccaatttcagcagcaaaaccttcgaactactgttgctgaattcactgtgagatcagtatggaaaaccagcttggccaggctattagaccagctaaaccagttaagaccagcaaaccatcttaggctggtttaggaTGTTTTTTCCCAGCAGGGTAGTCTAGAAGAATTTCTACTGCACCTAAGCTGTCAATTGCTCTTTGATGCACAGAAAACTATATAAAATCGGTGCTTTTGGGTATGCCTAAACCTAAAATAAAATTAGATGAATATAGTTATAATCAACTGTACCTTCCATGGTCCCATGGGCATGGACATAGGGTTTGTCAGAGCCATTGTTTCAGATATCTCAGCGCTGACTGACCTGCATGAAAAAAATCAGACATCATGTCAGAAGAGTTCATACACACAGTTAACATATATTCTGCCATGTCTACAGACCAATAACATCTGTTGAGTATCTGTTGAAAACTTTACCCACAAGAATATGATTATAATCAAGCCTTTTAAAAATGGGTTCAAGAATTTCTACTCTTCCAGTCTGTTCCTACTTTGAGAAAAAACAGTAGAACTGCTTGGCAAAGATAATAACATGTAAAGCACTATTGCTGAACAATTAGAGTGACTGTTGCAGAATCCTGCCTAATGCATATTAGTTCTGCTATTTAAAACCATCTTGTTGGAATCCCATTGTTGAAACAAATGTCTTCCATTAATGAGCTTGTCATCATATAATAATTAGCATGTCTGATTGTATCAGTggatctgtgtttgttttgtcatttgtaatgtaattcaCTATGGTGTTTCCTTGCTTGTTTAATCATTATAAGTGTTAAATTTGGCAAAAGGCACAGGGTTCACCAGACTTACCCAACAGAATGAGCTGTGTGCGTTGAGGGGAATCCACTACGCGGTCTCCCGTTTAGGCATATGTGGGGCTATTTATACAGACGCCACATCAATGGGGCTCCCTAACTCGCAGACCCAGGCTGCTGTCAGCACTTTGCTTTGGGCGCCTTTTGTTTCTGACCTGAGCTGTAGTCCTTTCTTTCCTCGGTGCACTCTTCACAATGACGTGATCGCCACCAATGAGTAGCCAGGGAGGTGTGTGGCAACTGCACAGCCATGTTTCATGTCACACTACCTGATGATCAGTCCACTTTTAAATTATAGAGGTAGCAATGCATGCTAGGATCTGGTAAACTTCTTAGGTCATACTTA
The DNA window shown above is from Myxocyprinus asiaticus isolate MX2 ecotype Aquarium Trade chromosome 40, UBuf_Myxa_2, whole genome shotgun sequence and carries:
- the LOC127431281 gene encoding beta-crystallin A1-like, yielding MALTNPMSMPMGPWKITVYDQEHFQGRRCEFTACCQNIMEFGMETVRSLKVECGAWVGFEHTTFNGQQFILEKGDYPCWEAWSGSNSYRIERLMSFRPICSAMHKDSRMILFECENMSGRQWEVCGDYPSLQAMGWCNNEIGSIQVMSGAFVCYQYPGYRGYQYIMECDCHGGEYRHYREYGCHAQTPQIQSIRRIQH